AAACGTAATGCAAGTTGTTAATGCGATAAACGAAAAAACAAAGGCATACGAGGGAATGCAAGTTCCTGTTAAAGTTAAAGTAGACACTGAAAAAAGAACATTCGAAATTGAAGTTGGTATCCCACCAACAAGTGCTTTAATAAAGAAAGAATTGGGCATTGAGAAAGGTGCTCACGAACCAAAACACGAAGTTGTTGGTAACTTAACAATGGAACAAGTCGTTAAAATTGCAAAGATGAAGTATGAAGGTATGTTATCCTACACATTGAAAAACGCTGTAAAAGAAGTTCTCGGAACATGTGTCTCAATGGGAGTAAATGTCGAAGGTAAACACCCAAAAGAAGTCACAAAATTAGTTGATGAAGGAGTTTACGACGAATACTTTAAAGAAGAATAACTCTCTTCATTAATTTTTATTTTTTATTTTTATATTAATTTATATATTTAAATTAATTGATTTTTTGGAATAAAAATAATTCAGTTTTGATAAAATTGAAAAAATTAATACTCTTATTTTGATGGACTAAGAATTTAAACCCTTTAACTTATTTCATAATTATCCGACAAAAATACCCAAATGTTGAATTATTAGATTCCCATTAATTTTAAATAATATGACATCCTATAAAATAAGGGTTTTGGAATTTTTAAGGAAAGGGATATTTTATAGCCGATGGAAAGCAATTACACGTAATAGGAGGTTTATTAATGACATGCACCATAATTGTCGGTGGACAGTGGGGAGATGAAGGTAAAGGGAAGATTGTAAGTTACCTCTGCGAAAAAGATTCCCCATACATTATTGCAAGAGGTGGAGTAGGCCCAAACGCTGGACACACTGTTGAGGTAGATGGAGAGAAATATGGAATCAGAATGGTTCCAACTGGCTTCCCAAACAAAAAGGTAAAACTTGCAATAGGAGCGGGAGTTTTGGTAGATCCCGAGGTTCTTTTAAAAGAAGTTGAAATGTTGGAAAAATTTGACGTTAGGAAGAGGTTAATTATAGATTACAGGTGTGGGATTATTGAGGAAAAACACAGGTTAATGGACAAATCAAACGAACACTTATCAAAGGAAATCGGTTCTACTGGAACAGGATGCGGCCCAGCAAATGTTGATAGGGCATTGAGAATTTTAAAACAGGCAAAGGACATTGAAGCATTGAAAGAATTTTTAGGAGACGTCTCTGAGGAAGTTAACGATGCTATTGACGCAGGTAAAAATGTGATGATTGAAGGAACTCAAGGGACATTATTGTCATTGTATTATGGAACCTATCCTTATGTAACATCAAAAGATACAACTGCTTCAACATTTGCAGCGGATGTCGGTATTGGCCCTACAAAAGTTGATGAAGTTATTGTTGTATTCAAATCATTCCCAACGAGAGTTGGTTGTGGGCCATTCCCAACAGAGATGCCACTGGAAGAAGCGGAGAAATTAGGTATTG
The sequence above is a segment of the Methanotorris igneus Kol 5 genome. Coding sequences within it:
- a CDS encoding 50S ribosomal protein L11; protein product: MAIEVVEVLVTGGKATAGPPLGPAIGPLGVNVMQVVNAINEKTKAYEGMQVPVKVKVDTEKRTFEIEVGIPPTSALIKKELGIEKGAHEPKHEVVGNLTMEQVVKIAKMKYEGMLSYTLKNAVKEVLGTCVSMGVNVEGKHPKEVTKLVDEGVYDEYFKEE
- a CDS encoding adenylosuccinate synthetase, encoding MTCTIIVGGQWGDEGKGKIVSYLCEKDSPYIIARGGVGPNAGHTVEVDGEKYGIRMVPTGFPNKKVKLAIGAGVLVDPEVLLKEVEMLEKFDVRKRLIIDYRCGIIEEKHRLMDKSNEHLSKEIGSTGTGCGPANVDRALRILKQAKDIEALKEFLGDVSEEVNDAIDAGKNVMIEGTQGTLLSLYYGTYPYVTSKDTTASTFAADVGIGPTKVDEVIVVFKSFPTRVGCGPFPTEMPLEEAEKLGIVEYGTVTGRRRRVGYFDFELAKKVCRLNGATQIALTCLDKYDNACYGITEYGELTDKAIEFIEKIEKATGVPVTIISTGPELHQTIDRRDEL